The stretch of DNA CCGTGCCGTTGTTGACGCAGTTGAGCAGACGGCCCTTGCGCTGGGCCAGCTTATCCGTCACCACGCCCATAAAAGTTTCGTCGCAGTCCACATAGAGGCGTTCCACCGGCTCCAGAGTGGCGCCGGTTTCGTCTTTTTTCAGGATAACCTGGGGCCGCCCCACGGAGAGCTCAAAGCCCTCGCGGCGCATGGTCTCAATCAGAATGGCCATCTGAAATTCGCCCCGCCCTTTGACCAGAAAGGCGTCCTTGTCTGTCGTGTCTTCCATGCGGATAGCCACGTTGCGCAGGGTTTCCTTGACCAGGCGGTCGCGGATGGCGCGGCTCTGCACAATTTTGCCTTCGCGCCCCGCCAGGGGGGAAGTATTGATGCCGAAGCGCATGGCCACGGTGGGCTCGTCCACGCGGATGCGGGGCAGGGCGCGCGGATTCTCGCGGGTGCAGATGGTGTCGCCGATGGTTACGTCCTCAATGCCGGCCATAACCACGATGTCGCCGGGGTTGGCCTGTTCCACCTCGGCCAGCTGCAGGCCGTCGTAAACCTGGATTTTGGTGGCGCGCAGGGGCCGGGGCTGGCCGTCTTCGCCGATGCAGGCCAGGGCCTCCTTGGCGTGCACGGTGCCGTGCATGATGCGGCCCACGGCCAGGCGGCCCAGGTAGTCGGAGTAGTCCAGGTCCGCCACCAGCATCTGGAAGGGCTGCTCCGGGTCGTGCACCGGGCCGGGGATGTGGCTGAGAATGGCCTCAAACAGGGGGGTAAGATCCTGCTGCTCGTCGTCCAGATTGTTCATGGCCACGCCCGTGCGGCCGATGGCGTAGAGCACGGGGAATTCCAGCTGCTCTTCGCTGGCGTCCAGGTCAATGAAGAGGTCGTAGATTTCGTTGAGCACTTCCTGGGGCCGGGCGTCCTTGCGGTCGATTTTGTTGATGACCACCACCACGGGCAGGCCGGCTTCCAGGGTTTTGCGCAGCACGAACCGGGTCTGGGGCAGGGGCCCTTCGGAGGCGTCCACCAGCAGGATGGCCCCGGTGGCCATGGAGAGGGAGCGCTCCACCTCACCGCCGAAGTCGGCGTGGCCGGGCGTATCAATAATGTTGATCTTGACCCCGCGCCAGGTGACGGCGCAGTTTTTAGCGGCAATGGTAATGCCGCGTTCGCGCTCCAGATCCATGTTGTCCATGACGCGCTCGTCCACCTGCTGGTCGGCGCGAAAGACGCCCGCCTGCTTGAAAAGCGCATCCACCAGAGTGGTCTTGCCGTGGTCCACGTGGGCGATGATGGCCACGTTGCGAAGATATTCATTGTGCTGCATGAAAAGGTGCCTCTATAGATCGCTGCAAAAATAGTGTAGGCCGCGCTTGTACGCATTTTTCAAAGTTTTGTCACCAGTGCCCGGATCAGGCGGCCCAGCTGCCTGCCCGTGGTCTGCGCCGCGGCAATGACCTCTTCCAGCGATACCGGGGCCATGCAGTCGGGGCGGTTTTTGTTGGTCAGGCAGGAAAGCCCCAGGACCCGCAGCCCCAGGTGGCGGGCGGCAATGACCTCCAGCACGGTGCTCATGCCTACGGCGTCGGCCCCCCACTGGCGGTAAAGGCGCGTTTCCGCCGGGGTTTCCATTTCCGGGCCGTGCACGCCGATGTAGACGCCGCGCTCCAGCCGGATGCCCATTTTGCAGGCGGTTTCCACGGCCAGATCCCGCAGCTGCGGGTCAAAAGGCTCGCTCATGTCGGGAAAGCGTGGCCCCCAGGCGTCGCAGTTGAGGCCCGTAAGCGGCGAAACCCCGGTGTGGTTGATCATGTCTGTCATGCACATGATGGAACCGGCGTCGAAATTGGGGTTGAGGGCCCCGGCGGCGTTGGTGACGATAAGGGTGCGCACGCCCAGGCCAGCCATGACCCGCACCCCCATACAGACTTCCGCCGGGCTGCGGCCTTCATAAAGATGGCAGCGCCCCTGCTGGATGATGACCGCCCGCCCCAGGCCCTCGTCCTCGCCGCAGCGGGCGGGGAAGCGCCCGCAGAGGAAGGCCCCGCTGTGCGAGGCCACGCTGGACGGGGGAAAGCCCGGCAGCGCGTCGTAAGGGACGGCGCGGGCGTCGGCCATTTTGTCCGCCAGGCCGGAAAGGCCTGTGCCCAGGACAATGCCCACGGGTTCGTCCGCGCCCGAGGGCGCGGGAAGGGCCGGTGCGGACAGCCCGGCCGACAGGCGCTTGGTCAGCTCGGCGGCAGCGCGCTGGACTTCCTGCGGATTTTGCATAAAATTATCCTCCCTCAGGGGCCCTACCCGTGCGGCACGCCGCGCGGCCCCGGCCGCGGCGCGGGTTTTGCGCGGGGACCAGCCCGCGCCAGTGGATTTTCTTGCTGAAAGCGGCTATATTGTGCCGCTGCAGCGTATGTATAGCCCGCCCGGCCCCGTCCCACAAGGGCCGGCGACGCATGCGCCCCGGCCCGGCGGCGCGCCGTCGGCCGGAGCAACCGCCACTGAGCGCCGCCCGGCGCGGATTTTTTACAGGAGATACGGCTTGGATACCCTTCAGGAAGGCTCTGCCTTGCAAAACCACAAAGTCCTGGTGGCCAACCGGGGTGAAATAGCCATGCGCATCATGCGGGCCTGCCGCAAGCTGGGCCTGGCCTTTGCCGCCGTGTACACAGCGGAGGACGCGGCATCGGGCCATGTGCGCCTGGCCCAGGAGATCGGAGGCGAAAAAAGCCTCTACCGCGTGGCCTCCTACCACGACGCCAATGAGCTGATGGCCGTGGCCGATGATGCGGGCTGCACCGCCGTGCATCCCGGCTACGGTTTTTTTGCCGAGGACTTCCGCTTTGCCCGGCGCGTGGCCAAACGCGACCGCAAGATGATTTTCATCGGCCCTTCGTGGAAGATCATCCGCGAGCTGGGGGACAAAATCAACACCAAGCGCCTGGCCCGCAGCCTGGGCGTGCCCACGGTGCCCGGATCGGACAGGCCCATTTACGACGAAATGGAAGCCGAGCGCATTGCCAAAAGCGTCTTTGAGTTCCAGGCGCAGCAGGGCATCAAGCGTCCGCTGGTGCTGGTCAAGGCCTCAGCGGGCGGCGGCGGCATGGGCATTGAAGAAGTGTACGATCCGGACCAGTTCCGCTCCGTGTTCCGGCGGGTGCGCAGCTACGCCCTCAGGCAGTTCAAGGACGAAGGCGTGCTCATTGAGCAGCGCATCACTGATTTCAACCACCTGGAAGTGCAGGTGGTTTCTGACCGCAGCGGCGCGAACCCCGTGCATTTCGGCACGCGCAACTGCTCCATCCAGTCCACGGGAAGGCAGAAGCGCATTGAGGTGGCCCCCGGCTTTGCGCCGGAAACCCTGGAATATACTTTTGACGCCACCAAGGTGCTGCACGACATTGTGGACTACTCCCTGACCATGGCCCGCAAGGTGGGCTACGACAACGTGGGCACCTGGGAGTGGATCGTCACCCGCCAGGGCGAGCCTTTCCTTATGGAAGTGAATACCCGCATCCAGGTGGAAAACGGCGTTTCGGCGCGCATCTCCAAGGTTAAAGGGCAGGGGGACGTGGACCTCATTGCCGAGCAGATCCGCATCGGGCTGGGCGAAGCCCTGGGCTATGCCCAGGCGGACATCAGCTTTGAAGGCGTGGGCATAGAATACCGTCTGATCGCTGAAGACCCGGACAACAACTTCACCCCCTGGGTGGGGCGCATTGAGAAGTTTGCCTGGCGCGATCAGCCCTGGCTGACGGTGCTGACCCATGTGCCCAGCACGGAGCCCTATGAAATTCCTACGGAATTTGACCCCAACTTGGCCCTGGCCATTGTCTGGGGCCAAGACCTGGAGGAAGCCAAGGCCCGTGGGCTGGAATTTTTGGGCGATCTCAGGCTGGAGGGGCACAATGGCGCGGGCGAGGCCCTCAAGTCCAACGTGGGCTTCCTGACGGCCCATACGGAGCGCATCCTGCGTTTCTGACGGCGCCGTCACCATGGCGCAGAAGTGTTGCGGCCATTATCCTAAGGAGTCTCCGTCCATGAGCAGCCTTACCCCGCCGCATTGCGCCGCCTGTCCGTTCAGGCGAGAAGAGCGGCTGTGCATGACCCCGGACGGCAAGCACCCGCCGGATTGCCCCACGGCCCTCTGCGCCGCCCAGGCGGAAGCCTGCCTGGCGGACTACGAACAGCCGGAAGTCCGGCGCATGGCCCGTGAAGCGGCCATTGTGGAGCGCGAAAGCTATGCCCTGCGCCCCGACGGCATGCGCCTGCCCTGTCGGCCGCGCATTCTGGAAATTGTGGCCTTTGCCAAGGCCATGGACTACCGGCGGCTGGGGCTTGTTTTCTGCATCGGCCTGCGCGCCGAGGCTAAGGAAACGGCCTTGATCTTTGAGGCCCACGGTCTGGAGGTGGTTTCGGCCGTCTGCAAGGTGGGGCGCATCCCCAAAACGCGCCTGGGGCTTGCGGAAGGGCAGCTCTTGTGCCCCCGGAACCCCGAAAGCATGTGCAACCCCTTGCTTCAGGCCCGACTCATGAACGAAGCCCAGGTGGAGCTCAACGTACTGCTGGGCCTTTGCGTGGGGCACGATACCCTGGCCCTGCGGCAGCTCAAGGCCCCGACCACCGTACTGGCCGTCAAGGACCGCATGCTTGGGCACAATCCCCTGGCCGCCCTGTATTCCGGCTATTTCGCCTATCTCAAAAAACCAGTGTAGCTGGCCGTACCCATTATGGACAATACGATAGAAAAACATATTCAGAATCTGCGCGACAGGCTCGCCTATCTGGTGGATATCTTCGCCGGCAAGCACAAGGACAACGCCCAGCTGCTGGAAGAAAAGCTCGCAGCCTTCGCAAGCCGCGCCCGTGCCGGGCAGCTGGAAGACCCTTTTGCCGAACTGGCCACGGTGGAGGATCTTTTTGGCTATGTGGAGCGCCGTCTTGACGCCGGCATCACGCCCATGGACCGGGTGCGCATTGTGCGCCACCCGCAGCGCATCTGCCT from Desulfovibrio legallii encodes:
- the typA gene encoding translational GTPase TypA, with product MQHNEYLRNVAIIAHVDHGKTTLVDALFKQAGVFRADQQVDERVMDNMDLERERGITIAAKNCAVTWRGVKINIIDTPGHADFGGEVERSLSMATGAILLVDASEGPLPQTRFVLRKTLEAGLPVVVVINKIDRKDARPQEVLNEIYDLFIDLDASEEQLEFPVLYAIGRTGVAMNNLDDEQQDLTPLFEAILSHIPGPVHDPEQPFQMLVADLDYSDYLGRLAVGRIMHGTVHAKEALACIGEDGQPRPLRATKIQVYDGLQLAEVEQANPGDIVVMAGIEDVTIGDTICTRENPRALPRIRVDEPTVAMRFGINTSPLAGREGKIVQSRAIRDRLVKETLRNVAIRMEDTTDKDAFLVKGRGEFQMAILIETMRREGFELSVGRPQVILKKDETGATLEPVERLYVDCDETFMGVVTDKLAQRKGRLLNCVNNGTGRVRLEFSVPSRGLIGYRDEFLTDTKGTGIMNSYLEGYDRWRGDFPTRYTGSIVADRAGSAVAYALFNLEPRGVLFVEPSDPVYEGMVVGEHNRENDIDVNATKGKKLTNLRAAGKDENVILTPVKKMTLEHALHFVREDELVEVTPQSIRLRKLELSAQKRYQMAGKKAKG
- a CDS encoding purine-nucleoside phosphorylase, with the translated sequence MQNPQEVQRAAAELTKRLSAGLSAPALPAPSGADEPVGIVLGTGLSGLADKMADARAVPYDALPGFPPSSVASHSGAFLCGRFPARCGEDEGLGRAVIIQQGRCHLYEGRSPAEVCMGVRVMAGLGVRTLIVTNAAGALNPNFDAGSIMCMTDMINHTGVSPLTGLNCDAWGPRFPDMSEPFDPQLRDLAVETACKMGIRLERGVYIGVHGPEMETPAETRLYRQWGADAVGMSTVLEVIAARHLGLRVLGLSCLTNKNRPDCMAPVSLEEVIAAAQTTGRQLGRLIRALVTKL
- a CDS encoding ATP-binding protein, whose protein sequence is MDTLQEGSALQNHKVLVANRGEIAMRIMRACRKLGLAFAAVYTAEDAASGHVRLAQEIGGEKSLYRVASYHDANELMAVADDAGCTAVHPGYGFFAEDFRFARRVAKRDRKMIFIGPSWKIIRELGDKINTKRLARSLGVPTVPGSDRPIYDEMEAERIAKSVFEFQAQQGIKRPLVLVKASAGGGGMGIEEVYDPDQFRSVFRRVRSYALRQFKDEGVLIEQRITDFNHLEVQVVSDRSGANPVHFGTRNCSIQSTGRQKRIEVAPGFAPETLEYTFDATKVLHDIVDYSLTMARKVGYDNVGTWEWIVTRQGEPFLMEVNTRIQVENGVSARISKVKGQGDVDLIAEQIRIGLGEALGYAQADISFEGVGIEYRLIAEDPDNNFTPWVGRIEKFAWRDQPWLTVLTHVPSTEPYEIPTEFDPNLALAIVWGQDLEEAKARGLEFLGDLRLEGHNGAGEALKSNVGFLTAHTERILRF
- a CDS encoding DUF1847 domain-containing protein; this translates as MSSLTPPHCAACPFRREERLCMTPDGKHPPDCPTALCAAQAEACLADYEQPEVRRMAREAAIVERESYALRPDGMRLPCRPRILEIVAFAKAMDYRRLGLVFCIGLRAEAKETALIFEAHGLEVVSAVCKVGRIPKTRLGLAEGQLLCPRNPESMCNPLLQARLMNEAQVELNVLLGLCVGHDTLALRQLKAPTTVLAVKDRMLGHNPLAALYSGYFAYLKKPV